The following coding sequences lie in one Negativicoccus succinicivorans genomic window:
- a CDS encoding ABC transporter ATP-binding protein, giving the protein MANKQRKNRRDLKQLRLLFNYAKPYYGWWVLAGILVAVTVGLDLLRPYLLKYAISDIFPVKDLNALYRVGWLYLTTVFLSVGLLYLLNFSLQYVGQNIIYRIRQNVFERILVQSESSLKRYKTGNLVTKVTNDTDAIRALFIEVLIPFCGDFLMMVGIIVILLQMHMRLALASLTVMILLGIAVYIFRQYSRRAYRKVRSCISVSNSFIQEAMSGIMIVKSYNAEKAVIKEYDTINQAYVTAGIQEVRTFSVFRPFVDFTYFICVVLILGYTNFAIDITDAALVFVFIQYIEKFFAPVRGMAERYNTLQSALAGGDRVGELWEQTSVTEIDDRPDFEEPFRSLEFENVWFHYGDEEKWVLKDVSFHVDNGELVGIAGTSGAGKTTVMSLALRMYIPQRGRILLNDKPIEDYSITSTRTLLGYVFQNQHLFKGTVAENISLHNPTLTPERIIHALQKVNLWDEIQQLPQGIYTQAGYLGSFFSAGERQLLSLARVMARRYPVLVLDEATANMDSATEERIQKSLAGIRGERTILLIAHRLSTIRNADRIYVFQEGRIIQTGTYQELANTSGYFRELLES; this is encoded by the coding sequence ATGGCGAATAAACAACGAAAAAATCGCCGCGATTTGAAGCAACTCCGGCTCTTGTTTAATTATGCAAAACCGTATTACGGTTGGTGGGTATTGGCCGGAATATTGGTAGCGGTGACAGTGGGACTCGATCTGTTGCGTCCGTACTTATTAAAATACGCGATCAGCGATATATTTCCCGTGAAAGATCTTAACGCTTTATACAGGGTCGGTTGGTTGTATTTGACAACGGTATTTCTAAGCGTCGGACTTTTATATTTGTTGAATTTTTCTTTGCAATATGTGGGGCAAAATATTATTTATCGTATTCGTCAAAACGTTTTCGAACGCATTTTAGTGCAGTCGGAAAGTTCGCTGAAACGCTACAAAACCGGTAATTTAGTCACCAAGGTAACGAATGACACAGATGCGATTCGCGCTCTTTTTATCGAGGTTTTAATTCCTTTTTGCGGTGACTTTTTAATGATGGTCGGCATCATTGTAATTTTGCTGCAAATGCATATGCGCCTCGCCTTGGCATCTTTGACAGTAATGATTTTACTGGGAATTGCGGTATATATTTTCCGCCAATACAGCCGTCGCGCGTATCGCAAAGTGCGTTCCTGTATTTCTGTTTCCAACAGTTTTATTCAGGAAGCGATGAGCGGTATCATGATTGTCAAATCATACAATGCGGAAAAAGCAGTAATTAAAGAGTATGATACGATTAATCAGGCCTATGTCACGGCAGGAATTCAAGAGGTCCGTACATTTTCCGTCTTTCGACCGTTTGTCGATTTTACTTATTTTATTTGTGTAGTGCTGATTTTAGGTTATACCAATTTTGCCATCGATATTACGGATGCGGCACTCGTGTTTGTTTTCATTCAGTATATTGAGAAGTTTTTTGCTCCGGTTCGCGGCATGGCAGAACGCTACAATACCTTGCAGTCTGCCTTGGCAGGGGGCGATCGCGTGGGCGAACTTTGGGAGCAAACGAGCGTGACGGAAATCGACGATCGCCCGGATTTTGAAGAGCCGTTCAGGTCTTTAGAGTTTGAGAATGTCTGGTTCCACTATGGTGACGAGGAAAAATGGGTGCTGAAAGATGTTTCCTTCCATGTCGATAATGGAGAGTTGGTGGGTATTGCTGGCACGTCAGGGGCAGGTAAAACGACAGTGATGTCGCTTGCATTGCGCATGTATATTCCGCAACGGGGACGTATTCTTTTAAACGACAAACCGATTGAAGATTATTCGATTACATCCACACGTACACTCTTGGGTTACGTTTTTCAAAATCAGCATTTGTTTAAAGGCACGGTGGCGGAAAATATCAGCTTACATAATCCGACGTTAACACCGGAACGGATTATTCATGCCTTGCAAAAAGTAAATCTTTGGGATGAAATTCAACAATTACCGCAAGGTATTTATACCCAGGCGGGATATCTGGGGAGCTTTTTTTCGGCGGGAGAGCGACAGTTGTTATCGTTAGCTCGTGTGATGGCGCGACGGTATCCGGTGTTGGTTTTGGATGAAGCGACCGCGAATATGGATAGCGCTACGGAAGAAAGAATTCAAAAATCCCTAGCCGGTATTCGCGGTGAACGTACGATTCTTTTGATTGCACATCGCTTGTCGACGATTCGGAATGCGGATCGTATTTATGTATTTCAGGAAGGTCGGATTATTCAGACCGGTACTTATCAGGAATTGGCCAATACATCAGGATACTTTCGGGAGTTGTTGGAATCGTGA
- a CDS encoding TrmH family RNA methyltransferase: MKKEISSLQNPHWKRVCALSQRKYREQYGAFLVEGARAVEVILQSADLQYEIWATETGLQVSGLTIAEKTPLFIVPSKMFKALAQTESSQEIAAVVKIASLPKETDTKSGPIAVLCGVQDPGNAGTIVRLAAAAECAAVWTTKGTVDLFNDKAVRSSMGTILQIPVVQQIVPKDLYDAARKRQMPLWATTLGESVSYETMPSQRNVFWLFGNEGKGIPEEILQQADARFHIPISPTVESLNVAMAAAIILFHHRLVRKGTGYDGTSRKLAKSMEK, translated from the coding sequence GTGAAAAAAGAAATTTCCAGCTTACAAAATCCGCATTGGAAACGGGTTTGTGCGCTATCTCAACGTAAATATCGTGAGCAGTACGGTGCGTTTCTGGTGGAAGGTGCACGTGCTGTGGAAGTCATCTTGCAATCGGCCGATTTGCAATATGAGATCTGGGCTACCGAGACAGGTCTGCAGGTGAGTGGCCTTACCATAGCGGAAAAGACGCCTCTTTTTATAGTGCCTTCGAAGATGTTCAAAGCACTCGCGCAAACGGAATCCAGTCAGGAAATTGCAGCAGTTGTAAAAATAGCAAGCTTACCGAAGGAAACAGACACAAAATCAGGTCCCATTGCAGTATTGTGCGGTGTTCAGGACCCCGGAAATGCGGGGACAATAGTCCGCCTTGCGGCAGCGGCGGAGTGTGCTGCCGTTTGGACAACGAAAGGCACTGTCGATTTATTTAACGATAAAGCCGTGCGCAGTTCCATGGGGACTATTTTACAAATTCCTGTGGTGCAGCAGATTGTTCCGAAAGATTTATATGATGCGGCCCGCAAACGGCAGATGCCGCTTTGGGCTACCACACTTGGTGAAAGTGTATCGTATGAAACGATGCCTTCACAGCGTAATGTTTTTTGGCTTTTCGGTAACGAAGGTAAAGGCATTCCTGAAGAAATTTTACAGCAGGCCGATGCGCGTTTCCATATTCCGATATCGCCTACTGTAGAATCACTTAATGTAGCCATGGCGGCAGCGATTATTTTATTTCATCATCGCTTGGTGAGGAAAGGGACAGGCTATGACGGAACCTCTCGAAAATTGGCTAAAAGCATGGAAAAATAA
- a CDS encoding AIR carboxylase family protein: MLAVCKELKDAQVCIAIAGIEGALPTVISGLIPAPVIGVPTSVGYGVAQNGMTALFGMLTSCADKVAVVNIDNGYGAARVAAAICREKDPS, translated from the coding sequence TTGCTGGCAGTTTGTAAAGAACTGAAGGATGCGCAAGTTTGCATTGCGATTGCCGGTATAGAGGGCGCTCTCCCTACGGTGATAAGCGGATTAATTCCGGCCCCGGTGATCGGAGTGCCGACTTCGGTGGGGTACGGTGTAGCGCAAAACGGCATGACGGCTCTTTTCGGGATGCTTACCAGCTGTGCAGATAAAGTCGCAGTGGTGAATATTGATAACGGTTATGGTGCTGCCCGAGTGGCTGCAGCAATTTGCCGAGAAAAGGATCCGTCATGA